A single Scleropages formosus chromosome 4, fSclFor1.1, whole genome shotgun sequence DNA region contains:
- the fam222ba gene encoding protein FAM222B isoform X3, whose protein sequence is MRSAQYPTPAQLDAYAEKVANNPLTIKIFPSSVKVPQRNHVRRTVNGLDTSCQRYSPYPCQAKAGLLAIVKVPVKGIVKDFDGSRARLLPEVMSHPARPYIAESTLNLPQTVPQPQSLSRPQALPQPSLPHTQTLQAQQQPSAQGLRHPSGIVQPGSLQHPPGLPRPQTLPHPPTLGHVPTNLLLQQQQQAAPPGMLGNRKMLDADAPPNVTVSTSTIPLSMAASLHQNRPADLSSIVHQINQFCQARASISTTSVCEGQIANPSPISRSLLINASSRASLHNLGPGTLPPCILNSADKTSTPASLAAIVPPSMATANRMAVYGDVKQQQQQQLRTWNQHQLAQLQHAAESSNPGKLPSREGPMGPGYPCKAMNYPQEMCMGQPYSIKPPVDKPTPSPPVNGMPGTVVYTNGHYFQPVWNSILPTPNSDSSGSQDLAMPFHGGPAGSSIDCAPGTHYRAGASSSSQTNLMQTGDYLGGDFQPPCFRDQNLAMMSKMQRPPVGRAPEPSDSRNSHIQHPGYR, encoded by the coding sequence ATGAGATCAGCACAGTATCCAACCCCAGCACAATTGGATGCATATGCTGAGAAAGTTGCCAACAACCCACTGACTATAAAGATCTTCCCCAGCAGTGTCAAGGTTCCTCAAAGGAATCACGTCCGCCGTACGGTGAACGGGCTAGACACCTCTTGCCAGCGCTACAGTCCTTACCCGTGCCAGGCCAAGGCAGGCCTCCTCGCTATTGTCAAGGTTCCCGTCAAAGGGATTGTTAAGGACTTTGACGGCAGCCGTGCACGCCTTCTCCCCGAGGTCATGAGCCACCCTGCCAGGCCCTATATTGCGGAAAGCACTTTAAATCTCCCCCAGACTGTCCCCCAACCACAGAGTCTTTCACGACCTCAGGCCTTACCCCAGCCCAGTTTACCCCACACACAGACTTTGCAGGCACAACAGCAGCCTTCGGCCCAGGGCCTGCGGCACCCATCTGGCATAGTGCAACCAGGCAGCCTACAGCACCCCCCGGGCCTACCCAGGCCACAGACTCTCCCCCATCCACCCACCCTGGGCCATGTCCCCAcaaacctcctgctgcagcagcaacagcaggcaGCACCCCCAGGTATGCTGGGGAACAGGAAAATGCTAGATGCCGATGCCCCGCCCAACGTGACCGTGTCTACCTCAACCATTCCACTCTCCATGGCAGCCAGCCTGCACCAAAACCGGCCAGCCGACCTGAGCAGCATCGTGCACCAGATCAACCAGTTCTGCCAAGCCAGGGCCAGCATCAGCACTACCTCTGTGTGCGAGGGGCAGATTGCCAACCCCAGCCCTATCAGCCGCAGCCTGCTTATTAATGCCAGCTCTCGAGCATCCCTGCATAACCTGGGGCCCGGCACACTGCCCCCATGCATCCTCAACTCTGCTGACAAAACCTCCACTCCCGCTTCTCTGGCAGCCATCGTGCCTCCCAGCATGGCCACTGCAAACCGGATGGCCGTGTATGGGGAcgtcaaacagcagcagcagcagcagctccgcACATGGAACCAGCATCAATTGGCACAGCTGCAGCACGCTGCAGAAAGCAGTAACCCTGGCAAGCTGCCTTCACGCGAGGGCCCCATGGGGCCTGGCTACCCTTGCAAGGCCATGAACTACCCACAGGAAATGTGCATGGGCCAGCCATATAGCATCAAGCCTCCAGTGGACAAACCCACCCCTTCACCTCCAGTCAATGGAATGCCAGGCACTGTGGTCTATACCAATGGGCACTactttcagcctgtgtggaacAGCATCCTGCCCACTCCCAACAGTGACAGCTCAGGCTCTCAGGACCTGGCTATGCCCTTCCATGGGGGCCCTGCAGGGTCCTCCATAGACTGCGCCCCAGGGACACATTACAGGGCTGGAGCCAGTTCGTCCAGCCAGACTAATCTGATGCAAACAGGGGATTACTTGGGCGGTGACTTCCAGCCGCCCTGTTTCCGAGATCAGAATCTGGCCATGATGAGCAAGATGCAGAGGCCTCCAGTCGGCCGGGCCCCAGAGCCAAGCGACAGTAGAAACAGTCACATTCAGCATCCAGGGTACAGATAA
- the fam222ba gene encoding protein FAM222B isoform X1 codes for MLACLPGPGEFCLQLLSYTQMNTGLQKWETIQKMRSAQYPTPAQLDAYAEKVANNPLTIKIFPSSVKVPQRNHVRRTVNGLDTSCQRYSPYPCQAKAGLLAIVKVPVKGIVKDFDGSRARLLPEVMSHPARPYIAESTLNLPQTVPQPQSLSRPQALPQPSLPHTQTLQAQQQPSAQGLRHPSGIVQPGSLQHPPGLPRPQTLPHPPTLGHVPTNLLLQQQQQAAPPGMLGNRKMLDADAPPNVTVSTSTIPLSMAASLHQNRPADLSSIVHQINQFCQARASISTTSVCEGQIANPSPISRSLLINASSRASLHNLGPGTLPPCILNSADKTSTPASLAAIVPPSMATANRMAVYGDVKQQQQQQLRTWNQHQLAQLQHAAESSNPGKLPSREGPMGPGYPCKAMNYPQEMCMGQPYSIKPPVDKPTPSPPVNGMPGTVVYTNGHYFQPVWNSILPTPNSDSSGSQDLAMPFHGGPAGSSIDCAPGTHYRAGASSSSQTNLMQTGDYLGGDFQPPCFRDQNLAMMSKMQRPPVGRAPEPSDSRNSHIQHPGYR; via the exons ATGCTGGCCTGTCTGCCAGGACCAGGTGAATTCTGCCTTCAGCTTCTCTCCTACACGCAGATGAACACTGGACTTCAGAAAT GGGAAACTATACAGAAGATGAGATCAGCACAGTATCCAACCCCAGCACAATTGGATGCATATGCTGAGAAAGTTGCCAACAACCCACTGACTATAAAGATCTTCCCCAGCAGTGTCAAGGTTCCTCAAAGGAATCACGTCCGCCGTACGGTGAACGGGCTAGACACCTCTTGCCAGCGCTACAGTCCTTACCCGTGCCAGGCCAAGGCAGGCCTCCTCGCTATTGTCAAGGTTCCCGTCAAAGGGATTGTTAAGGACTTTGACGGCAGCCGTGCACGCCTTCTCCCCGAGGTCATGAGCCACCCTGCCAGGCCCTATATTGCGGAAAGCACTTTAAATCTCCCCCAGACTGTCCCCCAACCACAGAGTCTTTCACGACCTCAGGCCTTACCCCAGCCCAGTTTACCCCACACACAGACTTTGCAGGCACAACAGCAGCCTTCGGCCCAGGGCCTGCGGCACCCATCTGGCATAGTGCAACCAGGCAGCCTACAGCACCCCCCGGGCCTACCCAGGCCACAGACTCTCCCCCATCCACCCACCCTGGGCCATGTCCCCAcaaacctcctgctgcagcagcaacagcaggcaGCACCCCCAGGTATGCTGGGGAACAGGAAAATGCTAGATGCCGATGCCCCGCCCAACGTGACCGTGTCTACCTCAACCATTCCACTCTCCATGGCAGCCAGCCTGCACCAAAACCGGCCAGCCGACCTGAGCAGCATCGTGCACCAGATCAACCAGTTCTGCCAAGCCAGGGCCAGCATCAGCACTACCTCTGTGTGCGAGGGGCAGATTGCCAACCCCAGCCCTATCAGCCGCAGCCTGCTTATTAATGCCAGCTCTCGAGCATCCCTGCATAACCTGGGGCCCGGCACACTGCCCCCATGCATCCTCAACTCTGCTGACAAAACCTCCACTCCCGCTTCTCTGGCAGCCATCGTGCCTCCCAGCATGGCCACTGCAAACCGGATGGCCGTGTATGGGGAcgtcaaacagcagcagcagcagcagctccgcACATGGAACCAGCATCAATTGGCACAGCTGCAGCACGCTGCAGAAAGCAGTAACCCTGGCAAGCTGCCTTCACGCGAGGGCCCCATGGGGCCTGGCTACCCTTGCAAGGCCATGAACTACCCACAGGAAATGTGCATGGGCCAGCCATATAGCATCAAGCCTCCAGTGGACAAACCCACCCCTTCACCTCCAGTCAATGGAATGCCAGGCACTGTGGTCTATACCAATGGGCACTactttcagcctgtgtggaacAGCATCCTGCCCACTCCCAACAGTGACAGCTCAGGCTCTCAGGACCTGGCTATGCCCTTCCATGGGGGCCCTGCAGGGTCCTCCATAGACTGCGCCCCAGGGACACATTACAGGGCTGGAGCCAGTTCGTCCAGCCAGACTAATCTGATGCAAACAGGGGATTACTTGGGCGGTGACTTCCAGCCGCCCTGTTTCCGAGATCAGAATCTGGCCATGATGAGCAAGATGCAGAGGCCTCCAGTCGGCCGGGCCCCAGAGCCAAGCGACAGTAGAAACAGTCACATTCAGCATCCAGGGTACAGATAA
- the fam222ba gene encoding protein FAM222B isoform X2 — MLACLPGPGETIQKMRSAQYPTPAQLDAYAEKVANNPLTIKIFPSSVKVPQRNHVRRTVNGLDTSCQRYSPYPCQAKAGLLAIVKVPVKGIVKDFDGSRARLLPEVMSHPARPYIAESTLNLPQTVPQPQSLSRPQALPQPSLPHTQTLQAQQQPSAQGLRHPSGIVQPGSLQHPPGLPRPQTLPHPPTLGHVPTNLLLQQQQQAAPPGMLGNRKMLDADAPPNVTVSTSTIPLSMAASLHQNRPADLSSIVHQINQFCQARASISTTSVCEGQIANPSPISRSLLINASSRASLHNLGPGTLPPCILNSADKTSTPASLAAIVPPSMATANRMAVYGDVKQQQQQQLRTWNQHQLAQLQHAAESSNPGKLPSREGPMGPGYPCKAMNYPQEMCMGQPYSIKPPVDKPTPSPPVNGMPGTVVYTNGHYFQPVWNSILPTPNSDSSGSQDLAMPFHGGPAGSSIDCAPGTHYRAGASSSSQTNLMQTGDYLGGDFQPPCFRDQNLAMMSKMQRPPVGRAPEPSDSRNSHIQHPGYR, encoded by the exons ATGCTGGCCTGTCTGCCAGGACCAG GGGAAACTATACAGAAGATGAGATCAGCACAGTATCCAACCCCAGCACAATTGGATGCATATGCTGAGAAAGTTGCCAACAACCCACTGACTATAAAGATCTTCCCCAGCAGTGTCAAGGTTCCTCAAAGGAATCACGTCCGCCGTACGGTGAACGGGCTAGACACCTCTTGCCAGCGCTACAGTCCTTACCCGTGCCAGGCCAAGGCAGGCCTCCTCGCTATTGTCAAGGTTCCCGTCAAAGGGATTGTTAAGGACTTTGACGGCAGCCGTGCACGCCTTCTCCCCGAGGTCATGAGCCACCCTGCCAGGCCCTATATTGCGGAAAGCACTTTAAATCTCCCCCAGACTGTCCCCCAACCACAGAGTCTTTCACGACCTCAGGCCTTACCCCAGCCCAGTTTACCCCACACACAGACTTTGCAGGCACAACAGCAGCCTTCGGCCCAGGGCCTGCGGCACCCATCTGGCATAGTGCAACCAGGCAGCCTACAGCACCCCCCGGGCCTACCCAGGCCACAGACTCTCCCCCATCCACCCACCCTGGGCCATGTCCCCAcaaacctcctgctgcagcagcaacagcaggcaGCACCCCCAGGTATGCTGGGGAACAGGAAAATGCTAGATGCCGATGCCCCGCCCAACGTGACCGTGTCTACCTCAACCATTCCACTCTCCATGGCAGCCAGCCTGCACCAAAACCGGCCAGCCGACCTGAGCAGCATCGTGCACCAGATCAACCAGTTCTGCCAAGCCAGGGCCAGCATCAGCACTACCTCTGTGTGCGAGGGGCAGATTGCCAACCCCAGCCCTATCAGCCGCAGCCTGCTTATTAATGCCAGCTCTCGAGCATCCCTGCATAACCTGGGGCCCGGCACACTGCCCCCATGCATCCTCAACTCTGCTGACAAAACCTCCACTCCCGCTTCTCTGGCAGCCATCGTGCCTCCCAGCATGGCCACTGCAAACCGGATGGCCGTGTATGGGGAcgtcaaacagcagcagcagcagcagctccgcACATGGAACCAGCATCAATTGGCACAGCTGCAGCACGCTGCAGAAAGCAGTAACCCTGGCAAGCTGCCTTCACGCGAGGGCCCCATGGGGCCTGGCTACCCTTGCAAGGCCATGAACTACCCACAGGAAATGTGCATGGGCCAGCCATATAGCATCAAGCCTCCAGTGGACAAACCCACCCCTTCACCTCCAGTCAATGGAATGCCAGGCACTGTGGTCTATACCAATGGGCACTactttcagcctgtgtggaacAGCATCCTGCCCACTCCCAACAGTGACAGCTCAGGCTCTCAGGACCTGGCTATGCCCTTCCATGGGGGCCCTGCAGGGTCCTCCATAGACTGCGCCCCAGGGACACATTACAGGGCTGGAGCCAGTTCGTCCAGCCAGACTAATCTGATGCAAACAGGGGATTACTTGGGCGGTGACTTCCAGCCGCCCTGTTTCCGAGATCAGAATCTGGCCATGATGAGCAAGATGCAGAGGCCTCCAGTCGGCCGGGCCCCAGAGCCAAGCGACAGTAGAAACAGTCACATTCAGCATCCAGGGTACAGATAA